In Cytobacillus oceanisediminis, the following proteins share a genomic window:
- the gyrB gene encoding DNA topoisomerase (ATP-hydrolyzing) subunit B, whose protein sequence is MEQKAVQEQSYDENQIQVLEGLEAVRKRPGMYIGSTSAKGLHHLVWEIVDNSIDEALAGYCSEINVIIEKDNSITVVDNGRGIPVGIHEKMGRPAVEVIMTVLHAGGKFGGGGYKVSGGLHGVGASVVNALSTVLEVFVHRDGKKYYQKFERGVPSADLEVIGESDHTGTTIHFKPDSEIFTETLEYDYETLANRIRELAFLNRGLKITIEDKREENKKNEYMYEGGIKSYVEHLNRTKEVLHEEPIYIDGEREGITVEVSIQYNDGFTSNIYSFANNIHTYEGGTHESGFKTALTRVINDYARKNGVFKESDANLSGEDVREGITAIVSVKHPDPQFEGQTKTKLGNSEVRAATDTIFSEALEKFMLENPAVARKIVEKGLMAARARLAAKKARELTRRKSALEVSSLPGKLADCSSKDPSISEIYVVEGDSAGGSAKQGRDRHFQAILPLRGKILNVEKARLDKILSNNEVRAIITAIGTGIGEDFDISRARYHKIVIMTDADVDGAHIRTLLLTFFYRYMRQIIEAGYIYIAQPPLYKIQQGKKIEYAYNDRELDKILGELPSQPKPGIQRYKGLGEMNPGQLWETTMNPESRTLLQVNLEDAIEADETFEILMGDKVEPRRNFIEENAVYVKNLDI, encoded by the coding sequence ATGGAGCAAAAGGCAGTGCAGGAACAATCCTATGATGAGAATCAGATACAGGTACTGGAAGGTCTGGAAGCGGTTCGAAAGCGTCCGGGAATGTATATCGGTTCAACAAGTGCCAAAGGGCTTCACCATCTTGTTTGGGAAATAGTCGATAATAGTATTGATGAAGCACTGGCAGGCTACTGTTCTGAAATCAATGTGATTATCGAAAAAGATAATAGTATTACGGTGGTGGATAACGGACGCGGTATACCAGTCGGAATCCACGAAAAAATGGGACGCCCGGCAGTCGAAGTCATTATGACGGTTCTGCATGCAGGCGGTAAATTCGGAGGCGGAGGATACAAGGTTTCCGGAGGCTTGCATGGTGTTGGTGCTTCTGTAGTTAATGCTCTCTCAACTGTGCTGGAAGTATTTGTCCATCGTGATGGAAAGAAATATTATCAGAAGTTTGAGCGTGGAGTTCCAAGTGCAGATCTTGAGGTAATCGGTGAATCTGACCATACCGGAACAACCATCCACTTTAAGCCGGACAGTGAAATCTTCACTGAAACGCTTGAATATGATTATGAAACACTTGCAAACCGCATCCGTGAACTGGCATTCCTGAATAGGGGATTAAAGATCACGATTGAGGACAAGCGTGAAGAAAACAAGAAAAATGAATATATGTACGAGGGCGGAATTAAATCGTACGTTGAGCATTTGAACAGAACGAAGGAAGTTCTTCATGAAGAGCCTATCTATATTGATGGCGAACGGGAAGGCATCACTGTTGAAGTATCCATTCAGTATAATGATGGATTTACAAGCAATATCTATTCTTTTGCCAATAATATTCATACCTATGAAGGCGGTACGCATGAATCCGGCTTTAAGACAGCCTTAACAAGGGTTATCAACGACTATGCACGCAAGAATGGCGTCTTTAAAGAGAGTGACGCAAACCTTTCCGGTGAAGATGTCCGTGAAGGCATAACGGCTATTGTATCCGTTAAACATCCTGATCCTCAGTTTGAAGGGCAGACGAAAACGAAGCTTGGAAACTCAGAAGTGCGTGCAGCAACCGATACGATTTTCTCTGAAGCTCTTGAAAAATTCATGCTCGAAAATCCGGCGGTAGCCAGAAAAATTGTCGAAAAAGGGCTTATGGCAGCAAGAGCAAGACTGGCCGCCAAAAAAGCAAGGGAGCTTACAAGAAGGAAGAGTGCTCTTGAAGTATCCAGCCTGCCTGGTAAACTCGCTGACTGCTCTTCTAAAGATCCTTCTATAAGCGAAATTTATGTGGTTGAGGGTGACTCTGCGGGCGGATCTGCCAAGCAGGGGCGTGACCGTCATTTCCAGGCGATCCTTCCTCTTAGAGGGAAGATCCTGAACGTAGAAAAAGCCCGCCTGGACAAAATTCTGTCCAATAATGAGGTCCGTGCGATTATTACTGCAATCGGAACCGGTATAGGCGAAGATTTTGATATCTCCAGGGCCCGCTATCATAAAATTGTCATCATGACGGATGCGGATGTTGATGGTGCACATATCCGCACATTATTATTAACGTTCTTTTACCGTTATATGAGGCAGATTATTGAAGCTGGCTATATCTATATTGCCCAGCCGCCTCTTTACAAGATCCAGCAGGGCAAAAAGATTGAATATGCCTATAATGACCGCGAACTGGATAAGATTCTTGGCGAACTTCCGAGCCAGCCCAAGCCGGGAATTCAGCGCTACAAGGGACTTGGGGAAATGAACCCAGGCCAGCTTTGGGAAACGACAATGAATCCGGAATCAAGAACCCTTCTCCAGGTGAATCTTGAGGATGCCATCGAAGCTGACGAAACGTTTGAAATCTTAATGGGTGACAAGGTAGAGCCTCGCCGGAACTTTATCGAAGAAAATGCGGTTTATGTAAAGAATCTGGATATTTAA
- the remB gene encoding extracellular matrix regulator RemB, giving the protein MYIHIGEDVLVRARDIVAIIDKETALASEYAEERKENLEESVVNLAKGSYKSVVVTTEKIYFSPLSSGTLKKRSHKLSVHEF; this is encoded by the coding sequence ATGTACATCCATATAGGTGAAGATGTGTTGGTCCGGGCAAGGGATATTGTCGCCATTATTGATAAAGAAACAGCCCTTGCTTCCGAGTATGCGGAAGAGCGTAAGGAGAACCTGGAGGAGTCAGTTGTGAACCTCGCTAAAGGTTCCTATAAATCTGTGGTCGTCACAACAGAAAAGATCTATTTTTCTCCGCTATCCTCAGGTACGTTAAAGAAACGATCCCATAAATTAAGTGTTCACGAATTTTAA
- the yaaA gene encoding S4 domain-containing protein YaaA, which translates to MTEIQIDTEYITLGQFLKAADVIQTGGMAKWFLSEYEVFVNGEQDQRRGRKLRTGDIIEIPDVGEFTIVQPAK; encoded by the coding sequence ATGACGGAAATTCAAATTGATACTGAATATATTACGCTGGGCCAATTTTTAAAAGCCGCTGATGTGATTCAAACAGGCGGAATGGCCAAATGGTTCCTGAGTGAATACGAAGTCTTCGTCAATGGGGAACAGGATCAAAGACGGGGAAGAAAGCTAAGAACCGGGGATATAATCGAAATCCCGGACGTGGGTGAATTTACGATCGTCCAGCCCGCTAAATAA
- the recF gene encoding DNA replication/repair protein RecF (All proteins in this family for which functions are known are DNA-binding proteins that assist the filamentation of RecA onto DNA for the initiation of recombination or recombinational repair.), with product MHIEQLLLKNYRNYEELEVNFENKVNVILGENAQGKTNVMESIYVLAMAKSHRTSNDKDLIRWDQEYAKIEGRVQKRQGSLPMQLVISKKGKKAKCNHIEQQKLSQYVGNMNVVMFAPEDLHLVKGSPQVRRRFIDMEIGQVSPVYLHDISQYQKILQQRNHYLKMLQIKKQTDHTMLEILTEQFIEMAAKIVSKRYEFLRLLENWAQPIHEGISRGLETLKIEYKPSAEVSEEQDLSKMVKVYQDKFEKVKNREIDRGVTMFGPHRDDLIFHVNGRDVQTFGSQGQQRTTALSVKLAEIELIHSEIGEYPILLLDDVLSELDDYRQSHLLNTIQGKVQTFVTTTSVDGIDHQTLKEAAAFSVEAGRIKKIQ from the coding sequence ATGCATATAGAGCAGTTGCTATTAAAAAATTACCGGAATTACGAAGAGCTTGAAGTAAATTTCGAAAATAAAGTAAATGTGATATTGGGAGAGAATGCCCAGGGAAAGACAAATGTCATGGAATCGATCTACGTGCTGGCAATGGCAAAGTCCCATCGGACATCAAATGACAAAGATCTTATTCGCTGGGATCAGGAATATGCTAAAATAGAAGGAAGGGTCCAAAAAAGGCAAGGATCCCTGCCCATGCAATTAGTCATCAGCAAAAAAGGCAAAAAAGCCAAATGCAATCATATAGAGCAGCAGAAATTAAGCCAGTATGTGGGCAATATGAATGTTGTGATGTTCGCGCCTGAAGATCTCCATCTTGTGAAAGGGAGCCCTCAAGTAAGGCGTCGTTTTATTGATATGGAGATTGGGCAGGTTTCACCTGTCTATTTGCATGATATCAGCCAGTATCAGAAAATCCTCCAGCAGCGCAACCACTACCTGAAAATGCTCCAGATCAAAAAGCAGACCGACCATACCATGCTTGAGATTTTAACAGAGCAATTCATTGAGATGGCTGCAAAGATTGTTTCAAAGCGTTACGAGTTCCTCAGACTCCTCGAGAATTGGGCACAGCCGATTCATGAAGGGATTTCAAGAGGGCTTGAGACCTTAAAAATTGAGTACAAGCCTTCTGCCGAGGTATCAGAAGAACAAGATTTGTCGAAAATGGTTAAAGTATACCAGGATAAATTTGAAAAAGTGAAGAACAGGGAAATAGACCGTGGCGTTACCATGTTTGGGCCGCATCGCGATGACCTGATTTTTCATGTGAATGGGCGCGATGTGCAAACATTCGGTTCACAAGGGCAGCAAAGAACGACAGCTCTGTCGGTTAAGCTTGCCGAAATCGAACTGATCCATTCTGAAATTGGAGAATATCCCATTCTGCTGCTGGATGACGTCCTCTCGGAATTGGATGATTATCGCCAATCCCATTTATTGAATACCATTCAAGGGAAAGTACAGACGTTTGTCACTACTACGAGCGTTGATGGAATAGACCACCAGACACTTAAAGAAGCAGCAGCGTTCAGTGTTGAGGCAGGGAGAATCAAGAAGATTCAGTGA
- a CDS encoding HD-GYP domain-containing protein: protein MVRVPIQELREGCILSEDVFSLTNRPIIRQKTVLTKELLDIMKIFLIDEAEVETTMVNGKPFASAGSLEEAEEVIESNESSFLNTFLTGVQNFKREFMSWQSGLPVDIAKIRNIMIPLIEKMDKNPSGIFSLHHLSTNEDYLYQHSVAVGMISAFIGKKLSLNKGEIVQLALGGCLADAGMAKINSSILHKSSSLNSEEFEEIKRHSTLSFKMVQNISLLRESTKIGIIQHHERLDGSGYPFGEQGSKINQAGRIIAAADAFHAMTSQRLYRRKQSPFKVLEMLIQDSFGKYDIPSIQALGSGIMNFSIGSMVKLSDGQTAEILFIEDKSPTRPLVKLEETGDIIHLEKNRQLFIDEVLK from the coding sequence ATGGTGCGTGTACCTATACAGGAATTAAGAGAAGGCTGTATTTTATCAGAAGATGTTTTCAGCTTGACGAATCGCCCTATTATCAGACAAAAAACAGTGCTGACGAAGGAACTGCTGGATATTATGAAAATATTCCTGATTGATGAAGCAGAAGTTGAAACCACCATGGTTAACGGAAAGCCTTTTGCTTCTGCCGGAAGCTTGGAAGAAGCTGAAGAAGTAATAGAATCAAATGAATCAAGTTTTTTAAATACATTCTTAACAGGCGTTCAAAATTTCAAAAGAGAATTTATGTCCTGGCAATCAGGCCTTCCGGTGGATATTGCAAAAATAAGAAACATTATGATTCCACTGATTGAGAAAATGGATAAAAACCCCTCCGGAATTTTCTCTCTGCATCATCTTTCTACGAATGAAGATTATTTATACCAGCATTCTGTAGCTGTGGGAATGATCAGTGCTTTTATAGGTAAAAAACTGAGTTTGAATAAGGGGGAAATTGTGCAGCTTGCCCTGGGAGGCTGCCTGGCAGATGCGGGGATGGCGAAAATAAACTCATCCATCCTGCATAAAAGCAGTTCATTAAACTCCGAAGAATTTGAAGAAATTAAAAGGCATTCAACCCTTAGCTTTAAAATGGTTCAAAATATATCTCTATTAAGAGAAAGCACTAAGATCGGTATTATCCAGCACCATGAGCGGCTGGACGGCAGCGGCTATCCGTTTGGAGAACAAGGCAGCAAAATCAATCAGGCTGGTAGAATCATCGCGGCAGCGGATGCATTTCATGCCATGACCTCCCAAAGGCTCTACAGACGGAAGCAATCTCCATTTAAAGTGCTTGAAATGCTGATTCAGGATAGCTTCGGCAAATATGATATCCCATCCATTCAAGCGCTGGGTTCCGGCATCATGAACTTTTCCATTGGCAGCATGGTGAAGCTCTCAGATGGCCAGACTGCAGAAATACTTTTTATAGAAGATAAATCACCTACGAGACCGCTTGTGAAACTAGAGGAAACCGGCGACATAATTCATTTAGAGAAAAACCGCCAGTTATTTATTGATGAAGTATTAAAATGA
- the gyrA gene encoding DNA gyrase subunit A produces the protein MADTPNSQVKEINISQEMRSSFLDYAMSVIVSRALPDVRDGLKPVHRRILYAMHDLGMHSDKPFKKSARIVGEVIGKYHPHGDSAVYDTMVRMAQDFNYRYMLVEGHGNFGSVDGDAAAAMRYTEARMSKISMELLRDINKDTIDYQDNYDGAEKEPVVMPARFPNLLVNGTSGIAVGMATNIPPHQLGEVIDGVLAISQEPDLTVQELMEIIPGPDFPTAGLILGRSGIRKAYETGRGSITLRAQVEIEQKSNGKEVIIVNEIPYQVNKAKLIEKIAELVRDKRIDGITDLRDESDRNGMRIVIEVRKDANANVLLNNLYKQTALQTSFGINLLALVDGQPKVLNLKQCLQHYLDHQKVVIRRRTEFELKKAEARAHILEGLRIALDHLDEVINLIRSSQTTDIAREGLMTKFNLSEKQAQAILDMRLQRLTGLEREKIEDEYSSLVALIAELKAILADEEKVLEIIREELTEVKERFNDKRRTEIVAGGIEQIEDEDLIPRENIVLTLTHKGYIKRLPVSTYRAQKRGGRGIQGMGTNEDDFVEHLITTSTHDTILFFTNKGKVYRAKGYEIPEFSRTAKGIPIINLLGVDKDEWVNAIIPVEEFADDWFLFFTTKQGISKRSPLSSFANIRNNGLIALNLREDDELISVRLTDGSKEIIIGTSHGMLIRFPEEDVRSMGRTATGVKGINLSEGDEVVGMEVLEDDSQILIVTKNGYGKRTPAEEYRVQGRGGKGIKTCNITDKNGSLVSMKAVTGEEDVMLITTGGVLIRMAVNDISTMGRNTQGVRLIRINEDADEAVSTVAKVEKEEEKDEEELTKPLEDADSLPEEEVNGDNSEE, from the coding sequence ATGGCCGATACACCGAATTCTCAAGTAAAAGAAATAAATATTAGCCAGGAAATGCGTTCATCATTCCTGGACTACGCCATGAGTGTAATTGTTTCACGTGCCCTTCCGGACGTACGGGATGGTTTAAAGCCGGTTCACCGAAGAATCTTATATGCAATGCATGATTTAGGGATGCATTCTGATAAGCCATTTAAAAAATCGGCCCGTATCGTTGGGGAAGTAATCGGTAAATACCACCCGCACGGTGACTCCGCAGTATATGACACGATGGTGCGTATGGCTCAGGATTTCAACTATCGCTATATGCTCGTTGAAGGACACGGAAACTTCGGTTCTGTCGATGGTGACGCTGCAGCTGCGATGCGTTATACTGAGGCCCGCATGTCCAAAATCTCTATGGAGCTTTTGCGCGATATTAATAAAGACACGATTGATTACCAGGATAACTATGATGGTGCTGAGAAAGAACCAGTCGTAATGCCGGCGCGGTTCCCAAACCTTCTCGTAAACGGAACGTCTGGAATTGCCGTTGGTATGGCGACCAATATTCCGCCTCATCAGCTTGGTGAAGTAATTGATGGAGTACTTGCCATCAGCCAGGAGCCGGACCTCACTGTTCAGGAGCTCATGGAAATCATTCCAGGTCCAGACTTCCCGACTGCAGGTCTCATTCTTGGACGAAGCGGCATCCGCAAAGCTTACGAAACAGGCCGCGGTTCCATTACATTAAGGGCCCAAGTAGAAATCGAGCAGAAGTCCAATGGAAAAGAAGTTATCATTGTAAATGAAATTCCTTACCAGGTGAATAAAGCTAAGCTGATTGAAAAAATTGCCGAACTGGTTCGGGATAAACGAATTGATGGCATTACCGATTTGCGTGATGAATCAGATCGAAACGGTATGCGTATCGTAATCGAAGTCCGTAAAGATGCGAATGCCAATGTTCTGCTGAACAACCTTTATAAGCAGACGGCCCTTCAGACAAGCTTTGGCATAAACCTGCTTGCGCTTGTAGATGGCCAGCCAAAAGTTCTGAATCTCAAACAGTGTCTGCAGCATTATCTGGATCACCAAAAAGTCGTAATCCGCCGCAGAACAGAATTCGAATTGAAAAAGGCAGAAGCCCGTGCACACATTTTGGAAGGTTTGAGGATTGCCCTTGATCATCTGGATGAAGTAATCAACCTTATCCGCAGTTCTCAGACAACAGATATCGCACGTGAAGGCTTAATGACCAAGTTCAATCTTTCTGAAAAACAGGCCCAGGCGATCCTTGACATGCGTCTGCAGCGTTTGACTGGCTTAGAGCGCGAAAAGATTGAAGACGAATATTCAAGCCTTGTAGCATTAATTGCCGAATTAAAAGCTATTTTGGCTGATGAAGAAAAAGTATTGGAAATTATCCGGGAAGAATTAACCGAAGTAAAAGAGAGATTCAACGATAAACGCCGTACAGAAATAGTTGCCGGCGGCATCGAACAAATTGAAGACGAAGATCTAATCCCGCGTGAGAATATTGTTCTTACGTTAACTCATAAGGGATACATCAAGCGTCTTCCTGTCTCGACTTACCGTGCCCAAAAACGCGGAGGCCGGGGTATTCAGGGAATGGGAACCAATGAGGATGACTTTGTTGAACACCTCATTACCACTTCCACACACGATACTATCCTATTCTTCACGAACAAAGGAAAGGTGTATCGCGCTAAAGGTTATGAAATTCCTGAATTCAGCCGTACTGCGAAAGGAATTCCAATCATTAACCTTCTTGGAGTGGACAAAGATGAATGGGTAAATGCGATTATTCCTGTTGAAGAATTTGCCGATGATTGGTTCCTGTTCTTCACCACTAAACAAGGGATTTCCAAGCGTTCACCATTATCATCCTTTGCCAATATCCGCAATAATGGCTTAATTGCCCTGAATCTGCGCGAAGATGATGAATTAATTTCGGTGCGTCTGACAGATGGCAGCAAGGAGATCATTATTGGAACCAGCCATGGCATGCTGATCCGATTCCCTGAAGAAGATGTTCGTTCTATGGGAAGAACAGCTACTGGTGTTAAAGGAATCAACTTAAGCGAAGGTGATGAAGTCGTTGGCATGGAAGTCCTTGAGGATGACAGCCAGATTCTGATCGTAACCAAAAACGGTTATGGAAAACGCACTCCTGCCGAAGAATACCGTGTTCAGGGCAGAGGCGGTAAAGGAATCAAGACCTGCAACATCACAGATAAGAACGGAAGCCTCGTTTCCATGAAAGCTGTCACAGGAGAAGAAGACGTTATGCTTATTACAACAGGCGGCGTACTAATCCGTATGGCAGTGAACGATATTTCCACTATGGGAAGAAACACGCAAGGTGTCAGACTCATCCGCATAAATGAAGATGCTGACGAAGCGGTATCCACTGTTGCAAAAGTTGAAAAAGAAGAGGAAAAAGATGAAGAAGAATTAACAAAGCCTCTTGAAGATGCTGATTCACTTCCTGAAGAAGAAGTAAATGGAGATAATAGCGAAGAATAA